Proteins encoded together in one uncultured Desulfosarcina sp. window:
- a CDS encoding methyltransferase domain-containing protein — protein MGYVFDFHDATRYNEWLLKRRNRFAADLESRLMMGMLDPVAGESVLDIGCGIGASIAPLLEKGLDVTGIDPSPYMLDILAQNLGERVSLYRGFAEDLPFDDNSFNHACLFTTLEFVDDPSKVLEEAFRVAKDRVFIGFLNRYALTGIGRRVKGIFTPTIYNRATFFSVWEIKSMVRKLMGPVPVCWRTVCQFPGPWAGWMKNIEGSQLVQRFPFGTFAGIVVTLVPRFRTRPLAIRYQPKNVRGVAAGAAGCSGMAPSRGFDDSPR, from the coding sequence ATGGGGTACGTTTTCGATTTCCATGATGCCACCCGCTACAACGAGTGGCTCCTGAAGCGTAGAAACAGGTTTGCCGCGGACCTGGAGAGCCGCCTCATGATGGGGATGCTCGATCCGGTTGCCGGTGAGTCCGTACTGGACATCGGCTGCGGCATCGGTGCTTCTATCGCACCACTGTTGGAAAAAGGCCTCGATGTCACCGGTATCGACCCCTCCCCTTATATGCTGGACATCCTCGCCCAGAATCTGGGCGAACGCGTTTCCCTGTATCGGGGCTTCGCCGAGGACCTTCCCTTTGACGACAATTCGTTCAACCACGCCTGCCTGTTCACCACCCTGGAATTCGTGGACGATCCTTCCAAAGTCCTGGAAGAGGCCTTCCGGGTGGCGAAAGACCGGGTTTTCATCGGCTTTCTCAACCGTTACGCCCTTACGGGCATCGGCCGACGGGTAAAGGGAATCTTCACGCCAACCATTTACAATCGGGCCACCTTTTTCAGTGTCTGGGAAATCAAAAGCATGGTCCGCAAGCTGATGGGGCCGGTGCCGGTGTGCTGGCGCACCGTGTGCCAGTTTCCAGGGCCCTGGGCAGGCTGGATGAAAAACATCGAAGGGTCGCAGCTGGTCCAACGCTTTCCTTTCGGGACCTTCGCCGGCATCGTGGTGACCCTGGTTCCCCGTTTCCGCACCCGCCCTCTGGCCATCCGTTACCAGCCCAAAAATGTCCGCGGCGTCGCCGCCGGTGCGGCCGGATGCTCCGGGATGGCCCCATCCAGAGGCTTCGACGACTCCCCACGGTAA
- a CDS encoding type II toxin-antitoxin system VapC family toxin: MILDTCALLWLAGGKRDQISKKTWDKIEQSPVVSIVSITAFEIGLKHRSGKLTLATTPDEWIKLAVEFHRLEVISLDREACLLSSKLPPIHKDPCDRFIIAAATLRGMPVVTTDRRFAEYGVKVLN, translated from the coding sequence ATGATTCTTGACACATGTGCTTTGCTTTGGTTGGCCGGTGGCAAGCGCGATCAAATTTCGAAAAAAACTTGGGACAAAATCGAGCAATCGCCCGTGGTAAGCATCGTATCGATCACCGCATTCGAGATCGGTTTGAAGCATCGGAGCGGCAAACTCACCCTGGCCACAACGCCGGACGAGTGGATCAAGTTAGCCGTCGAGTTCCATCGGCTTGAGGTCATTTCACTGGACCGGGAGGCATGCCTGTTGTCTTCCAAATTGCCTCCTATCCATAAAGATCCTTGCGACCGCTTCATCATCGCAGCCGCTACGCTGCGCGGCATGCCGGTCGTGACCACGGATCGGCGTTTTGCAGAATACGGTGTAAAAGTTCTGAACTGA
- a CDS encoding AAA family ATPase: MNMRTDSNPRTGKITERLRGIVDRVTFHNADNGWSVLRVRPLDNPHQQETVTVHQTKVFAGATMEFHGSWTVHPKFGRQFKAIKAVEKRPATAAALEKYLGSGLIKGVGPKTARKIVKYFGSETLDVFENEIERLTEITGIAQKKLAMISQAWVEHRAIRNVMMFLQSHGISTLFAVRIYKEYGDDAIETVNEDPYRLARDIYGIGFFSADKVALSIGLATDSPQRIMAGINHVLAASREFGHCYLTRSQITAQVNELLGLRLDDRIPDYLDRMQKDGLVMVRELAVSDEGVETCYYSKTLYFDERYVAKRVSDAKASPQIDHERVEDWLNRYCEAKQFRLSDEQLDAIRGVVSEKFSVLTGGPGCGKTTATLVLVKLLEAMRKKILLAAPTGRAAQRMMDVIGRESKTIHRLLEWQIGSFKRNEENPLDVDFIVIDECSMLDISLAASLLKAIPQKSQILFIGDADQLPSVGAGNVLRDIIASGAVRCFELKTVFRQARESFIIQYAHQINNGDLPYIDTPFKKPEIWQQKVDCLFMDSDEATQEQLNFIAWVKRFYDSRAPEQDAAADPAENPYEFRIHEVVTPYETELIVPKKFQHVDLRNVAEAEGDVEELLSVLKKVHPWSSLHYGLSASEVVRKLYMDWIPKYFGENTEIQILSPMTRGSLGTVNLNRAIQESANPARTGKHELTVGERVFRVGDRVIHRRNNYDLNVFNGDIGNIRDIDTENLTLSVSFYPDGRVVEYTRDAIPELDLAYAITIHKSQGSEFEVVILPVLTQHFKMLFRNLLYTGLTRARRLAVLVGTRKAMAMAVRNRDTSRRQTALRELLVGGRADDG, from the coding sequence ATGAATATGCGAACGGATTCCAACCCCCGAACCGGGAAAATTACCGAACGGCTGAGGGGCATTGTGGACCGCGTCACGTTTCACAATGCCGACAACGGCTGGTCGGTTTTGCGCGTGCGTCCACTGGACAATCCTCACCAGCAGGAGACTGTCACGGTTCATCAAACAAAGGTCTTTGCCGGGGCCACCATGGAGTTCCATGGCTCATGGACCGTTCACCCGAAGTTCGGCCGCCAGTTCAAGGCCATCAAGGCCGTTGAGAAAAGGCCGGCCACTGCCGCAGCATTGGAGAAATACCTTGGATCCGGACTCATCAAGGGGGTCGGCCCGAAGACGGCAAGGAAAATCGTAAAATATTTCGGCAGCGAAACGCTTGACGTATTTGAAAACGAGATCGAACGCCTCACCGAGATCACCGGGATTGCCCAAAAAAAACTGGCGATGATCAGCCAGGCCTGGGTTGAGCACCGGGCCATCCGCAATGTGATGATGTTTCTGCAGTCCCACGGCATCAGTACACTTTTCGCAGTGAGGATCTACAAGGAATACGGTGACGATGCCATAGAAACCGTCAATGAGGACCCCTACCGGCTGGCCCGGGATATTTATGGCATCGGCTTCTTTTCGGCGGACAAGGTTGCCTTGAGTATCGGTCTTGCAACCGACAGCCCCCAAAGAATCATGGCCGGCATCAATCACGTCCTGGCCGCCAGCAGGGAGTTCGGCCATTGCTATTTGACGCGTTCGCAAATTACCGCCCAAGTGAATGAACTGCTCGGGTTGCGCCTTGACGATCGGATACCCGACTACCTTGATCGAATGCAGAAAGACGGCCTTGTCATGGTGCGTGAACTGGCTGTTTCGGATGAAGGCGTCGAAACCTGCTATTATTCCAAAACCCTTTATTTCGACGAACGGTACGTCGCTAAACGGGTTTCCGATGCGAAGGCTTCGCCGCAGATAGACCATGAGCGCGTCGAAGACTGGCTCAACCGGTACTGCGAAGCAAAGCAATTTCGCCTGAGCGATGAGCAGTTGGACGCCATCAGGGGCGTCGTTTCCGAGAAGTTTTCCGTGCTGACCGGCGGCCCCGGATGCGGGAAAACGACGGCTACCCTGGTTCTCGTGAAACTGCTCGAGGCGATGCGCAAGAAAATCCTGCTTGCCGCTCCCACAGGCCGGGCGGCGCAACGCATGATGGATGTCATTGGGAGAGAGTCGAAAACCATCCATCGATTGCTGGAGTGGCAGATCGGCAGTTTCAAAAGAAACGAGGAGAATCCGCTCGATGTGGATTTTATCGTCATCGACGAATGCTCCATGCTGGACATCAGCCTTGCCGCCTCCCTGCTGAAAGCCATTCCTCAGAAAAGCCAGATCCTTTTTATCGGTGACGCCGACCAGCTTCCATCGGTCGGAGCCGGCAACGTTCTTCGCGATATCATTGCCTCCGGAGCCGTTCGCTGCTTCGAACTCAAAACCGTTTTCCGGCAGGCCCGGGAATCTTTCATCATCCAATATGCCCACCAGATCAACAACGGCGATCTGCCTTACATCGATACGCCTTTCAAAAAACCCGAGATCTGGCAGCAGAAAGTGGACTGCCTGTTCATGGACTCGGACGAGGCCACGCAGGAACAGCTCAATTTTATCGCCTGGGTCAAGCGGTTCTACGATTCTCGGGCTCCGGAACAGGACGCTGCGGCGGACCCGGCCGAAAACCCATACGAGTTCAGAATCCATGAGGTGGTCACCCCTTACGAGACGGAATTGATTGTCCCTAAAAAATTCCAGCATGTGGACCTGCGAAACGTCGCCGAGGCCGAAGGCGATGTCGAGGAGCTGTTGTCCGTTCTGAAAAAGGTTCACCCCTGGTCGTCTCTGCATTACGGCCTGTCGGCATCCGAAGTGGTGCGAAAACTCTATATGGACTGGATCCCCAAATATTTCGGGGAAAATACCGAGATCCAGATTCTCTCGCCCATGACCCGGGGCAGCCTGGGTACGGTCAATTTGAACAGGGCCATTCAGGAATCGGCCAATCCCGCCCGGACGGGCAAACACGAACTGACGGTGGGCGAGCGGGTTTTCAGGGTCGGCGACCGGGTGATTCACCGCCGGAACAACTATGACCTCAACGTATTCAACGGCGATATCGGGAATATTCGCGATATCGACACCGAGAACCTGACGTTGTCCGTCTCTTTTTACCCCGACGGCCGGGTCGTGGAATACACCCGCGACGCCATCCCCGAGCTGGATCTGGCCTACGCCATTACCATCCATAAATCCCAGGGCAGCGAATTCGAGGTGGTGATTCTTCCGGTGCTGACCCAGCATTTCAAAATGCTTTTCAGAAACCTGCTCTATACCGGTTTGACGCGCGCCCGCCGGCTGGCCGTGCTGGTGGGCACCCGCAAGGCCATGGCCATGGCGGTGCGCAACCGGGACACCAGCCGGCGGCAGACGGCGCTTCGGGAGTTGTTGGTGGGGGGAAGGGCGGATGATGGATGA
- the purB gene encoding adenylosuccinate lyase yields MTAISPVDGRYRRATEPLADYFSEGALIRYRVRVEIEYFIALCQLPLPQLAKVDPAAFDPLREIWRTFSMTDAARIKEIEKTTNHDVKAVEYFLKEAFDRLNLAVHKEFIHFGLTSQDINNTAVPLSLKEAWHAVMRPALEATAADLAAKARIWKPVPMLARTHGQPASPTRLGKEIYVFVDRLKEQMKLLEAVPFAAKFGGATGNFNAHFVAYPDVDWVAFGNRLVNDTLGLHRSQVTTQIEHYDHLAAFFDGVKRINTILLDLCRDVWTYISMEYFKQKIKEGEIGSSAMPHKVNPIDFENAEGNLGIANAVLEHLSAKLPISRLQRDLTDSTVSRNIGVPLGHTLIAIKSLKRGLDKLILNEEALQQDLEDNWAVVAEGIQTILRREGYPKPYEALLKLTRTHAAIDREAIAAFIESLDVSPAVREELLAVTPETYTGIHNY; encoded by the coding sequence TTGACCGCCATATCTCCGGTGGACGGCCGTTATCGCCGGGCCACCGAACCGCTGGCCGACTACTTCAGCGAAGGCGCCCTGATCCGCTACCGGGTGCGGGTGGAAATCGAGTATTTCATTGCCCTGTGTCAGCTTCCCCTGCCGCAACTGGCCAAGGTCGATCCGGCGGCGTTCGATCCGCTGCGGGAGATCTGGCGAACGTTCTCGATGACCGACGCGGCCCGGATCAAGGAGATCGAAAAGACCACCAACCACGATGTCAAGGCGGTGGAGTACTTCCTGAAAGAAGCCTTCGACCGCCTGAACCTGGCTGTCCATAAAGAATTCATTCATTTCGGTCTCACGTCTCAGGACATCAACAACACCGCCGTCCCCCTCTCCCTGAAGGAGGCCTGGCATGCGGTCATGCGGCCGGCCCTGGAGGCAACCGCGGCGGATCTTGCCGCCAAGGCCCGAATCTGGAAGCCGGTGCCCATGCTGGCCCGGACCCACGGCCAGCCGGCTTCGCCCACCCGACTGGGCAAGGAGATTTACGTTTTCGTGGACCGCCTCAAAGAGCAGATGAAACTGCTGGAAGCCGTTCCCTTTGCCGCCAAGTTCGGGGGGGCCACAGGCAATTTCAACGCCCATTTCGTGGCCTATCCCGATGTGGATTGGGTCGCCTTCGGCAACCGCCTGGTCAACGATACCCTGGGACTGCACCGCTCCCAGGTCACCACCCAGATCGAACACTACGATCACCTCGCGGCCTTTTTCGACGGCGTTAAACGCATCAACACCATTTTGCTGGATCTGTGCCGGGATGTGTGGACCTATATTTCCATGGAGTACTTCAAGCAGAAGATCAAAGAGGGCGAGATCGGCTCTTCGGCCATGCCCCACAAGGTCAATCCCATCGACTTCGAAAACGCCGAAGGCAACCTGGGCATCGCCAATGCCGTGCTGGAGCATCTGTCGGCCAAGCTGCCCATCTCCCGGTTGCAGCGGGATCTGACCGATTCGACGGTCAGCCGCAACATCGGGGTGCCGCTGGGCCACACCCTAATTGCCATCAAATCCCTCAAGCGCGGGCTGGACAAATTGATCCTCAACGAAGAGGCCCTGCAGCAGGATCTGGAGGACAACTGGGCTGTGGTGGCCGAGGGCATCCAGACCATCCTGCGGCGGGAAGGCTACCCCAAGCCCTACGAGGCATTGCTGAAGCTCACCCGCACCCATGCAGCCATCGACCGGGAGGCTATTGCCGCTTTCATCGAAAGTCTGGACGTGTCCCCGGCTGTCCGGGAAGAATTGCTGGCGGTTACGCCGGAGACTTACACCGGCATTCACAACTATTAG
- a CDS encoding Fic family protein, with the protein MKRALQGKYVTISTVGEKAQAFVPKPLPPRPPIHWTPELRVKFDQALLDLGRLDSVSTLLPETSLFLYMYVRKEAVLSSMIEGTQSSLSDLLLFELDQEPGVPLDDVREVSNYVAALQYGLKRLNDGMPLSQRLFREIHGVLLSRGRGRHQAPGDFRKSQNWIGGTRPGNAAFVPPPAEQVPECMNKLELFLHDKPEPTPVLVKAALAHVQFETIHPFLDGNGRLGRLLITLLLCEQKVLREPMLYLSLYFKSHRQHYYELLDNVRLTGDWESWMDFFAEAVIVTANQAVETAKQLLTLSKQDREKITGLGRSATSTLKVHKALMEHPIATSGWLVEKAGITPATVNKALSHLERAGIVKELTAKKRNRLFSYTEYVEILNLGAEIPF; encoded by the coding sequence ATGAAACGTGCACTTCAAGGAAAATATGTAACGATATCGACGGTGGGAGAGAAAGCGCAGGCGTTTGTTCCCAAGCCGCTGCCTCCCCGTCCGCCGATCCACTGGACACCGGAACTGCGCGTGAAATTCGATCAGGCACTGTTGGATCTCGGGCGACTGGACAGCGTTTCCACGCTGCTTCCGGAAACATCTTTGTTCCTTTACATGTACGTTCGCAAGGAAGCGGTTCTTTCCTCCATGATCGAAGGAACCCAGTCGTCGCTCTCGGATTTGTTGCTGTTCGAACTCGATCAAGAGCCCGGTGTGCCGCTGGACGATGTCCGCGAAGTGAGTAACTATGTCGCAGCCCTCCAATATGGTCTGAAACGGTTGAACGACGGAATGCCTTTGTCGCAACGATTGTTTCGAGAAATCCATGGCGTGCTGCTAAGCAGGGGAAGAGGACGCCACCAGGCTCCGGGTGACTTTCGAAAAAGCCAAAACTGGATCGGCGGTACGCGACCCGGCAATGCAGCCTTTGTTCCACCGCCGGCCGAACAAGTACCGGAGTGCATGAACAAACTCGAATTGTTTTTGCACGACAAGCCCGAACCGACCCCGGTGCTGGTAAAGGCTGCCCTGGCCCATGTGCAGTTCGAAACGATCCATCCTTTCCTGGATGGCAACGGACGACTTGGACGCCTGCTGATCACTCTGTTGTTATGCGAACAGAAGGTGCTGCGGGAGCCCATGCTGTACCTTAGCCTTTATTTCAAATCCCATCGCCAACATTACTATGAATTGCTCGACAATGTCAGACTTACCGGGGATTGGGAATCCTGGATGGATTTTTTTGCCGAGGCCGTGATTGTTACTGCCAACCAGGCCGTCGAAACCGCAAAGCAACTCCTAACTCTGTCAAAACAGGATCGGGAAAAGATAACCGGTCTTGGCCGATCAGCGACGTCTACCCTGAAGGTCCACAAAGCACTGATGGAGCATCCCATCGCTACATCCGGTTGGTTGGTGGAAAAAGCCGGTATCACACCCGCGACGGTGAACAAAGCGCTCAGCCATCTGGAACGGGCAGGAATCGTAAAAGAGCTTACCGCCAAAAAACGCAATCGACTGTTCAGTTATACCGAATATGTGGAGATTTTGAATCTTGGTGCAGAGATACCGTTTTGA
- a CDS encoding serine/threonine-protein kinase, which translates to MATIGQLNLDHLVGQQVGTSVLLKKLGHGAMSAVFVAFQKTLKRQIAVKILPKALLTEKTAAFFQQEAESAAILSHPHIIQIYEVGETKEFLFFTMQLVKGNELSYFIRQAQKNIVPSKRFMPIKTVVGLMIKILDGLAYAHDNDIVHRDIKPDNVMIEHHSKRPLITDFGVARVSRTKSKSDRLLLGTPVYIPPEQILSGTVDGRADMYSAGVMMLEMLMGRLPYPPYQTAMDLLKMKLGLKDRIFQQRPSQVHPVANRKLDEIVFKALAFDRDQRYASCREFASELEAYLGQFKPSSSPG; encoded by the coding sequence ATGGCAACTATCGGACAGCTCAATCTGGATCACCTGGTCGGCCAGCAGGTCGGCACTTCCGTGCTTCTGAAAAAATTGGGGCACGGCGCCATGTCCGCGGTCTTCGTGGCTTTTCAGAAAACCCTCAAGCGCCAGATCGCCGTCAAAATCCTCCCGAAAGCCCTGCTCACCGAGAAAACGGCCGCTTTTTTTCAGCAAGAGGCTGAATCGGCGGCCATTTTGTCTCATCCGCACATTATCCAGATTTACGAGGTGGGAGAGACCAAGGAATTCCTTTTTTTCACCATGCAGTTGGTCAAGGGCAACGAGTTATCCTACTTCATCCGCCAGGCCCAGAAGAACATCGTGCCCTCCAAGCGCTTCATGCCGATCAAGACGGTGGTCGGTCTGATGATAAAAATTCTTGACGGCCTGGCCTATGCCCACGACAACGACATCGTACACCGCGATATCAAGCCGGACAATGTCATGATCGAACACCACTCCAAACGGCCGCTGATCACCGACTTCGGTGTGGCACGCGTATCGAGGACCAAAAGCAAGAGCGATCGGCTGCTGCTTGGAACGCCCGTGTATATTCCCCCGGAACAGATCCTGTCTGGGACCGTCGACGGCCGGGCGGACATGTACAGTGCCGGCGTGATGATGCTCGAAATGCTCATGGGACGATTGCCCTACCCGCCCTACCAGACCGCCATGGACCTTCTCAAAATGAAGCTGGGACTCAAGGACCGCATCTTTCAACAGCGGCCGTCCCAGGTTCATCCCGTGGCCAACCGCAAGCTGGATGAAATCGTGTTCAAGGCCCTGGCCTTCGACCGGGACCAGCGCTACGCTTCCTGCCGCGAATTCGCATCCGAACTGGAGGCCTATTTGGGTCAATTCAAACCATCATCTTCCCCCGGATGA
- a CDS encoding type II toxin-antitoxin system Phd/YefM family antitoxin encodes MSVQMLNIHEAKTKLSAVLMQIEKTGEHFVICRNGTPIAEIGPLKKRQGSRLGVHSMLSDMHMNYDPTEDLTEEEWGKIE; translated from the coding sequence ATGAGTGTCCAAATGCTAAATATTCACGAAGCGAAAACCAAGCTTTCGGCTGTACTGATGCAGATCGAAAAAACGGGTGAGCATTTTGTGATCTGCCGTAACGGAACGCCGATCGCAGAAATTGGTCCTTTGAAGAAACGCCAGGGTAGCCGGCTTGGTGTGCATTCGATGCTAAGTGACATGCATATGAATTATGACCCGACTGAAGATCTGACCGAAGAGGAATGGGGAAAAATAGAATGA